The sequence ATCCCGAATCAAGCAATTGCAGACAACTCAATTATTCGTTTCAGGAGGTTGGTAATGAAAATTGCTCAAATCGCGCCCTTATGGGAAAAAGTCCCTCCCCCCACCTATGGCGGAACCGAATTAGTGGTGAGTTTATTAACGGATGAATTAGTCAGACGGGGTCATGAGGTGACATTATTCGCAACGGGCGATTCCGAAACTCTCGCTACTTTAGAGGCTTGCTGTGAACAACCGTTACGACCTGTGGGCTTTTCTCTTGCAGAGTATCATGTCTATGAGCAAATGGAATTGAGCAAGGTGTTTAATCAAGCCCAAGACTTTGATCTCATTCATTCTCATCTGGGTTATAGTGCGTTTCCTTATGCCAATTTAGTGAAAACGCCTGTTGTCCATACCTTACACGGGATTATCCCCACTTGGATGGAAGGGATTTTCCAACAACATCGTCAGCAAAATTTTGTCACGATTTCTCATTCTCAACGGCGACCTGAGTTAGGGTTAAATTATGTGGCGACGGTTTACAACGCGATCGCGCTCTCAACGTTCCAATTTTATCCTGAACCTCAAGATCCCCCCTATCTCGCCTTTCTGGGGCGAATGTCTCCCGAAAAAGGGCCCCAGCTTGCCATTGCAATTGCCAAACAAACCCAATACCCGCTTAAAATGGCAGGAAAAGTTGACCCTGTGGATAAAACCTTCTTTGAACAAGAAATTGCCCCACACATTGACGGCGAACAGATTCAATTTTTAGGAGAAGCGAACCACGACCAGAAAAATATTCTCATGGGAGGCGCGATCGCGACGCTATTTCCGATTACGTGGCGCGAACCCTTTGGACTGGTTACAATTGAATCTCTTGCTTGTGGAACCCCTGTCATTGCCATGGCGATGGGTGCAACCTCAGAAATTATTACCCACGGTGAAACGGGCTTCTTGTGTCGTAACCTTGAAGAATGTATCAATGCTGTTTCCGAAGTGAACCAACTCTCTCGTCAGCGTTGTTACACCCGTGTTGCCGAACATTTTAACCTACACCACATGACCGACGGTTATGAAGCGGTTTATGAAAGACTTTTGGGGGAAAAGCTAGAGGGTAATGGTCATCTGCAAACCCCTGTTTTAACCATGAACTAGGTAGGAGGAAAGATCATGTCTCAAGAAACCCTTGATATCATTGAATTTGAAGGGAGAAGTTTTGCCGAAGCCGAACAAGTTCCCATTCCTGAGTGGCACTGTAGTCGCACGGAACGTTTACAGCCCACGCTGACTTTAAAAGAAGATGATATTTTCCTGATTACCGATACCATTGGCAACATCACCTGTCACAATGAGCAAGTGGATGTCAGCTTGGGGCTTTTTTGTCAAGATACCCGCTTTCTCAATCGTCTCGAACTCCAAATTGAAGGACACGCCCCCATTCTCCTCAGTAGTACCGCACAACAGGGATTTGCCCTCTCTGTGCTGTGTTCCAATCCTTACTTCCCAGACCATCTCAAAGCGGAAACCATCGGCATCCAGCGCGATATTGTCCTGCAAGGGGGACTGTTTGAAGAACTGACCATTACCAATTACAACACTGACCCTGTTCAATTTCAAATGAGCCTCAGTTTTGGTTCTGATTTTATTGACTTATTTCAAATTCGCGGGCGAGTGCGCTCACAACGAGGACACTTAATGCGACAAGTTTTACCGCAAACGACCAATGGTCAAAATATTCAATCTTTAGTCGAAGCAACGGGAGAATTAATCTTAGCCTATCAAGGGTTAGATGACGTTTTGATGGAATCGAGAATTCAGTTTTCCCATCAACTTCCCAGTGACTTCAAAGGTTATACAGCCCTTTGGGATTTGAGTTTGGAGGCTCATGAAACCCAGAAAATTGGCTATCGGTTACAGCCGATGATTAATGGTAAACCCGCTTCGGTGGTCAGTGCACCAATGACCCTGAAACAAGCCCATGGTTCGGAAGTCAGCGAACAACAGCACTGGCAAAATGAGGTAACTCGCATTCGCACCGATAATCGGGCTTTAAATCAAATTATTGAACGGGCGGAAAAAGATATTTATTTACTCGGTCAAACCTTTGGGGAGGGAAAAGTTCTTTCGGCAGGGATTCCTTGGTTTGCAACCTTATTCGGTCGTGATTCCATTATCTCCGCTTGGCAAACCTTAATTTTAGATTCTCGCATAGCCCGACAAACCTTACTCACCCTGGCGGAATATCAAGGGAAAGTCGATGATCAATGGCGGGAAGAAGCACCAGGGAAAATTCTCCATGAACTGCGATCGGGAGAAATGGCACGCTGCGGAGAAATTCCTCATACCCCCTATTATGGAACCGTAGATGCCACCCCGTTATGGTTGATTCTCTATGCTGAATATTACACTTGGACCCACGATGAGCAGTTGTTTCATCAGTTGTGGGACAATGCTGTTGCTGCGATGGGTTGGATTGATCGCGCCTGTGAAGCCAGAGGATATTTGTATTATCATTGCGAGTCTGCTGGGGGGTTACAGAATCAAGGTTGGAAAGATTCAGGAGATTGTATTGTTGATCGCAAAGGAAGATTAGCGACGGGCGCGATCGCGCTGTGTGAAGTCCAAGGCTATATCTATGCAGCGAAAATGCGCCTCAGTCAACTCGCCCGTCTCAAAAAACGTTTAGATCTTGCGGATCGCTGGTACGAAGAAGCGCAAAAACTCAAAACCCGATTTAACCGAGATTTTTGGATTCCAGATCAAGGGTATTACGCCCTCGCCCTTGATGAAAACAAAAAACCCATTGATAGCATTACCTCCAACCCTGGTCACTGTCTCGGTTTAGGTATTTTAGATCCCGATAAAGCCCACAGTGTCGCAGAACGTTTACAAGCCCCCGATTTATTTAGTGGTTGGGGAATACGCACCCTCAGCAGTCTCTCACCCGCCTATAACCCCATGGGCTATCATTTAGGAACCGTTTGGCCCCACGATAATGGCATCATTGCTGCTGGGTTACGGGCCGTGGGCTTCGTAGAACAAGCTCTGGAATTGAGCCAAGCCATCATTGATATGTGCAGCGAGCAACCCTATCACCGTCCTCCCGAACTATTTTGTGGCTACAAACGCACGCCCAATCGTTCACCAGTGCGTTATCCCGTAGCCTGTTCCCCACAAGCCTGGGCAACAGGGACAGTTTTCCAACTGCTACAGTTAATGATTAACTTACAACCCGATGCAGCCAATAACTGTTTACGGATTATTCACCCTACCTTACCCGCCTCAATTCAATATTTGTCTTTAGATAATCTTAAAATTGGCGAGACTGTCATTGACTTAGAATTTGAACAATCCGATGGTGCAACCGCTTGTCGAGTGGTTCGTAAACGGGGAAACTTACGAGTCATCATTGAAGCCTAACAATAGATTGTTAAACCCACTAAACCCACTGCATTATGATAGATTAAGACGATTCAATTGAACAGGTTTGGATCTTGTGATATGAAATTGAAAAAGTCTGCTCTCTACCGTAGGCTGAAAGCCGAGCCGTAGAGCCTCCTCCCAACCTCCCTTCTCAAAGGAGGCTGAGCGGGGGGATCTTAGCAAGCATTTGGGTATTTCATATAATGAGTGCTTTTTTCAGTTGATGATTAAAGCACCGTTTTCGTTAAAAACTATCACTGTACTTGAACTATGCGTATCGCCAGTAATATCACCGAACTCATTGGTCGCACTCCCCTCGTCCAACTTAATCGCATTCCTGCAAGTGAAGGCTGTGTGGGTCAGATTGTTCTGAAACTCGAAGGGATGAACCCTTCCGCCTCTGTCAAAGACCGCATCGGCATTAACATGATTAATACTGCCGAAGCACAAGGTTTAATTGAACCTGGAAAAACTGTTTTAGTCGAACCCACCTCTGGTAATACGGGAATCGCCCTTGCGATGACGGCTGCTGCCAAGGGATATAAACTCATTCTCACCATGCCCGAAACCATGAGTAATGAGCGCCGAGCCATGTTAAGAGCTTATGGCGCACAATTAGAACTCACCCCTGGAATGCAGGGGATGGGAGGCTGCATTCAACGAGCACAAGAAATTGTTGATAACACGCCCAACGCTTATATGTTGCAACAATTTAATAATTCGGCAAATCCAGAAATCCATCGGCAAACGACTGCCGAAGAAATTTGGGAAGATACAGAGGGCAACATTGATATTTTTGTCGCTGGTATTGGTACTGGGGGGACAATTACTGGGGTTGCAGAAGTAATTAAAGAACGAAAACCAGAACTGCAAGTGGTTGCAGTCGAACCCAGTAACAGTCCAATCTTATCGGGCGGACAACCCGGTCCCCATAAAATCCAAGGAATCGGTGCTGGATTTATTCCCAAGGTTTTAAATGTTCAAATGCTGGATGAAGTCGTCACTGTCAGCGATGAAGAGGCGATTTTTTACGGTCGTCGCTTAGCAAACGAAGAAGGAATTCTCTCTGGTATTTCCACAGGGGCTGCTCTTTGTGCTTCCATTAAAGTTGCTCAGCGTCCTGAAAATGAAGGGAAACTGATTGTCATGATACAACCGAGTTATGGTGAACGCTATCTGAGTACACCGCTCTTTCAAGACTTAGCCCCTGCTGCTGATGCTGTTACCGTTCATTCATAGTTGCTTTGGGGACGTTCTTAAGGCGTTCTCCTTTTTGCTCCTATAGCACTACTGATTCGGGTGTTTGACAGATTGAAATCCACCTCATTGATAGGGAAAAGGTAACTTTAACATTCCTTTCCCCTTGTCCCTTTCCCCAGCGCGTAGCGCTATGTATTTTCTTTCTTCGGTTGGAAGGTTTAAAGAAGTGTCGTTTTTAAACTTCTTCACTAGAGAAGCGAGCCCAATGACAAGGAGGTCAAAAATGGCACACTTCACAAATATCTTGCCTCTGCTTGTGGGAGCAGGATTAGTTGCCCTCATCGGTGCATTATGCCAAAAGTCTCGCATCTTAAGTCTGTCAGTTCTGATTGCCAGCGTGATGTTCTTTGCGGGTAGTAGCATGGGACTGATGGGAACTCCGACAGCCCTCGCTGCGCCACAAAATGCAGGACAACCAGAGCCAGAACAACAATTGCAAGCAGCAACAACTTCTAGTCAATATATTGGTTTAGAGTATGTGCAAGGAGTAACCCCAGAAAACGCCAAGGGAGACCAAGAAATTATCGAGACCATTGAAGATATGAATGATAATTTAGTGGTGCAATC comes from Halothece sp. PCC 7418 and encodes:
- a CDS encoding BON domain-containing protein, whose protein sequence is MAHFTNILPLLVGAGLVALIGALCQKSRILSLSVLIASVMFFAGSSMGLMGTPTALAAPQNAGQPEPEQQLQAATTSSQYIGLEYVQGVTPENAKGDQEIIETIEDMNDNLVVQSSNGSVFLSGKVDNRQTARSLVDSTKQIPGVIQVSYELGLDQD
- a CDS encoding amylo-alpha-1,6-glucosidase, producing the protein MSQETLDIIEFEGRSFAEAEQVPIPEWHCSRTERLQPTLTLKEDDIFLITDTIGNITCHNEQVDVSLGLFCQDTRFLNRLELQIEGHAPILLSSTAQQGFALSVLCSNPYFPDHLKAETIGIQRDIVLQGGLFEELTITNYNTDPVQFQMSLSFGSDFIDLFQIRGRVRSQRGHLMRQVLPQTTNGQNIQSLVEATGELILAYQGLDDVLMESRIQFSHQLPSDFKGYTALWDLSLEAHETQKIGYRLQPMINGKPASVVSAPMTLKQAHGSEVSEQQHWQNEVTRIRTDNRALNQIIERAEKDIYLLGQTFGEGKVLSAGIPWFATLFGRDSIISAWQTLILDSRIARQTLLTLAEYQGKVDDQWREEAPGKILHELRSGEMARCGEIPHTPYYGTVDATPLWLILYAEYYTWTHDEQLFHQLWDNAVAAMGWIDRACEARGYLYYHCESAGGLQNQGWKDSGDCIVDRKGRLATGAIALCEVQGYIYAAKMRLSQLARLKKRLDLADRWYEEAQKLKTRFNRDFWIPDQGYYALALDENKKPIDSITSNPGHCLGLGILDPDKAHSVAERLQAPDLFSGWGIRTLSSLSPAYNPMGYHLGTVWPHDNGIIAAGLRAVGFVEQALELSQAIIDMCSEQPYHRPPELFCGYKRTPNRSPVRYPVACSPQAWATGTVFQLLQLMINLQPDAANNCLRIIHPTLPASIQYLSLDNLKIGETVIDLEFEQSDGATACRVVRKRGNLRVIIEA
- a CDS encoding glycosyltransferase family 4 protein → MKIAQIAPLWEKVPPPTYGGTELVVSLLTDELVRRGHEVTLFATGDSETLATLEACCEQPLRPVGFSLAEYHVYEQMELSKVFNQAQDFDLIHSHLGYSAFPYANLVKTPVVHTLHGIIPTWMEGIFQQHRQQNFVTISHSQRRPELGLNYVATVYNAIALSTFQFYPEPQDPPYLAFLGRMSPEKGPQLAIAIAKQTQYPLKMAGKVDPVDKTFFEQEIAPHIDGEQIQFLGEANHDQKNILMGGAIATLFPITWREPFGLVTIESLACGTPVIAMAMGATSEIITHGETGFLCRNLEECINAVSEVNQLSRQRCYTRVAEHFNLHHMTDGYEAVYERLLGEKLEGNGHLQTPVLTMN
- the cysK gene encoding cysteine synthase A yields the protein MRIASNITELIGRTPLVQLNRIPASEGCVGQIVLKLEGMNPSASVKDRIGINMINTAEAQGLIEPGKTVLVEPTSGNTGIALAMTAAAKGYKLILTMPETMSNERRAMLRAYGAQLELTPGMQGMGGCIQRAQEIVDNTPNAYMLQQFNNSANPEIHRQTTAEEIWEDTEGNIDIFVAGIGTGGTITGVAEVIKERKPELQVVAVEPSNSPILSGGQPGPHKIQGIGAGFIPKVLNVQMLDEVVTVSDEEAIFYGRRLANEEGILSGISTGAALCASIKVAQRPENEGKLIVMIQPSYGERYLSTPLFQDLAPAADAVTVHS